ACTAGAATTTTTAAGCGACAATTGGGGTCATTAAACATCATTCTTAAGGCTAAAGTCAACCCTAAATCATCGTGAATATTAGAAGCATAAGCCACTAATAAAGACTGAATGTGTTGCTGTTCTTTATTGACAAATACGGCGACATCTGTGGGAGAATTATTCAAAATTTTACCAACTCTTCCGCCTAAACGATTATCACTGAAGGCGGGACGATGCCAACCCACTAATATTAAATTAGCTTGATCGGCTAGGGCAATTTCTCCGGTTTCTTTCGCCACATCATGGGCAATGCGAATAATAGGATAAACCCCTTGTCTGAGTTCCGGGGGATCTAAACTTTCAATTAATTCTTCTAAGCGTTTTTGTTGTTCAGAAATTAAACGATTGGCTTCATCAGGGGTGCTTTGAAATAAATAATCTTCTTCTAGCTCTACTAAACTTAAAGGATGAACTACCGCAGGAGGTTTTCCCGCAATGGCTAAGGCTAATTTTAATAATCCTTTTTGAGTGTTGGGATTGGCAACGGGAACTAAAACTCGATAGGATGGATTGATAGGTTGAGGACTAATCGGTTGAAGTTCGGGTTCAATCACATCGAGTTTAATTAACTCTTTGGGATAGGTCATTTCTAATAAGGGCGAAGTCATAAAAGTTGTGACTAATGCCATAATCACTAACAGGGTAAAAAGTAATGGTGAAATCACCCCAAAACTTAAGCCAATATTCAGAACAATGAGTTCGGTTAATCCCCTCGTATTCATTAACCAACCTAACGCGGAGGCTTCTCGTTTTTCAATCCCACTCACTCGCGCAGCGGCATAAGTTCCGACATATTTGCCAATAATTGCAACCGCAATCACTAACCCGCATAATAACCACAATTCAGGACGATTCAGTAAGCCGATTTCTGTGCGTAATCCACTGTAAGCAAAGAAAATTGGCAATAGGAAAATTAAGACAAAATCCTCTGTTTTTTCAGCTATCTCTCGGACTAAACCTGGATTTTTTGGCATCACCGCCCCGACTAAAAAGGCTCCAAAAATCAGGTGAATTCCAATCAGTTCTGTAATTAAGGCAGAAGCGACTACCCCCATATAAATCCAAGCTAAAACCCATTGGGTGAGTCGCCCTGTGCGTTGATAATGGACGGAGAGTTTTTGTAATAACCACCGTCCTGCGGTTACCATTAAAATAATATAGAGAATTGATTCAATAATGGTGGGAAATGCCCCTGATATACTGTTTGTTCTTGTCACCGCGATCGCTAAGGCTAATAAACACCAAGCGGTGACATCATCAACGGCGGCACAAGTTAACGCTAAGGTTCCTAAACGGGTTCCTTGTAAATTATTTTCTGTAATAATTCTCGCTAAAACAGGAAAGGCAGTAATCGATAATGCTGAACCTAAAAATAAAGCAAAGGCTGTAAATGAAACACTATCATTAGAAACAATTGGATAAAGAATTAAGGCTGAAGAAATCCCTAATGCAAAGGGAACTACAATACTAACGTGAGAAATTAAAACCGCCTTTTCTAGTTGTCCACTCAAATATTTAGGGTTCAGTTCCAACCCTATTAAAAACATGAAGAAAATCAGTCCAATTTCGGATAAAACATTCAAATAGGACAGAGTTTCAGGGGGGAATAAAGCGGTCATCACATTAGGGGCAATTAACCCTAATAAAGATGGGCCAAGCATAATTCCAGCAATAATTTCTCCAATCACTAAAGGTTGTTTAATTCCACGACAGACTAACCCCATTAATCGGGATAATCCAATCACTATTAAGACTTGCAAAAGAACTAAAATTGCAGGGTGCATAGTCAGCCTCAAATAGGACAAAAAGAAAGTTAACAGGAATTAATAATTAACCCCCGCACTCGTTAAATTTGTGGATAACCGATTTATGCTGGGATTACCCAAAATCGGTAAACCCCAACACTCAGCCATCTGCATGACTTTCGTACACCTTGGAAAGTGTGTCTTACCCCACGATTCAACACTCTTATGGGTTGAATGTTATTGAATAACAGAGCCTTGTTGTTTAGAATCCTGGTGAGGGCGATGATAAAAATTCTGCCGATCAACAGTCTTCTCTCACAGCCGACGGGGTTAGCTGACGGGCTAGGACTGAGAGATGTCCTTCTCGACAAGAGTAAACAATCGAAGATAAGCCCCTAAAAATGGTTCCCCCGTTCCAACTCCATTAAAAAAGAGTGGATTAGGCTGACTGACTCTACTTAAAAAGTTACCATACCATATTAATTGAATTTTGTCTATTCCTACTGATCAAAAGTGCCCTGAACTTTACATTCAAGGCACTAGGGGTTCGATTAATTGGATGAAGTTAAGATAAAATCCGTTCAACCGTGGCACGATAGGAATTACTATCTAATCCATCCCCGGAATTAATAATACTTGGATCTAACAGTTGTTGCATTGCAGAAATGCGATCGCGGGTAGCGGGGTGAGTGCTGATAATCGTTGGGGGAGACCCACTTTTTAACAGTTTAGCCATAAAATCTACCGCCCCTCGTGGAGCATAACCTGCACGAATTAATGTTCCTAAACCCATGCGATCGGCTTCATATTCAGCTTCACGACTTTTGGGACGGTTTAAGGCGAGTTCTACCCCAATTTGAACTATTTTATTTCGATCTACTCCGGCGACGGTCGCCACTCCCGCAGCAACAGCAGCTTGGCGCATTTGTTTAATCGCATGACGACCCGCAATATGTCCGATTTCATGGGCTATGACACTGGCTAATTCTGCTTCATTAGCGGCGGCGGTAATTAACCCGGTATGAATATAAACAAACCCTCCCATAGTGGCAAAAGCATTAACATTAGGATCATCAATCACTTGAAACCTATAGGGAAGATTGGGGCGATCGCTGGCTTGGGCTAAACGTTGACCAATTTGATTAATATAGTTTTGAGCTTCGGGGTTGCGAAATAATCTAACTTGCTTGGTGAGTAATTCTTCATTAATTTGCTCTCCAATTGCTACTTCTTGACGGGCTGATAAATTCGATAATTGGATAACTTGAATTCCCCGAAAAATTAACTCTGGTAAAGGAATTGCTAAAGTGGCAACCGTTGAACTTAATAAAATACTTACAGTAACGGTTATTGAAATTAAAGGATACAACCAACGATGACGGAAAAATCGGCTCATTGAAAAGCGTTTTAACATAGTGAGTGCGTGTGAGAATTCACAGGTTAGAGGTAGAAAATAAAAACGTAAGGAGACTTAAGTTGATAGACGCATAGACGCAGATTATAGAAACCGGGTTTCTAACCGTTATCTGTGAGTCTCCATCAAGTTTTATGGAGAAACC
The Planktothrix sp. FACHB-1365 DNA segment above includes these coding regions:
- a CDS encoding cation:proton antiporter, with product MHPAILVLLQVLIVIGLSRLMGLVCRGIKQPLVIGEIIAGIMLGPSLLGLIAPNVMTALFPPETLSYLNVLSEIGLIFFMFLIGLELNPKYLSGQLEKAVLISHVSIVVPFALGISSALILYPIVSNDSVSFTAFALFLGSALSITAFPVLARIITENNLQGTRLGTLALTCAAVDDVTAWCLLALAIAVTRTNSISGAFPTIIESILYIILMVTAGRWLLQKLSVHYQRTGRLTQWVLAWIYMGVVASALITELIGIHLIFGAFLVGAVMPKNPGLVREIAEKTEDFVLIFLLPIFFAYSGLRTEIGLLNRPELWLLCGLVIAVAIIGKYVGTYAAARVSGIEKREASALGWLMNTRGLTELIVLNIGLSFGVISPLLFTLLVIMALVTTFMTSPLLEMTYPKELIKLDVIEPELQPISPQPINPSYRVLVPVANPNTQKGLLKLALAIAGKPPAVVHPLSLVELEEDYLFQSTPDEANRLISEQQKRLEELIESLDPPELRQGVYPIIRIAHDVAKETGEIALADQANLILVGWHRPAFSDNRLGGRVGKILNNSPTDVAVFVNKEQQHIQSLLVAYASNIHDDLGLTLALRMMFNDPNCRLKILVTFNEPEEELSYELRNMIDVLPTGIKSRLQLIRLQETNPIQAVIEASKTVDLTIAGTSRTWGIERQTLGRYTDQLAQDCYSSLLITRSYSQVTSHIESLLQQPINT
- a CDS encoding M48 family metallopeptidase — translated: MLKRFSMSRFFRHRWLYPLISITVTVSILLSSTVATLAIPLPELIFRGIQVIQLSNLSARQEVAIGEQINEELLTKQVRLFRNPEAQNYINQIGQRLAQASDRPNLPYRFQVIDDPNVNAFATMGGFVYIHTGLITAAANEAELASVIAHEIGHIAGRHAIKQMRQAAVAAGVATVAGVDRNKIVQIGVELALNRPKSREAEYEADRMGLGTLIRAGYAPRGAVDFMAKLLKSGSPPTIISTHPATRDRISAMQQLLDPSIINSGDGLDSNSYRATVERILS